A part of Candidatus Methylomirabilota bacterium genomic DNA contains:
- a CDS encoding VOC family protein, protein MSLVDRVLFDHLAIALPRMSDAAPFLSGELGGVPDVGQPSGVFTWGTYRFEGGGSIEIMEPAGPSGFLHRFLSERGAGIHHVTFKVPSLAEACARAESAGYGIVDRDDSDPEWKEAFLHPKQALGIVVQFAEEGPPHAGSRPMVPPRGVPGAPPPVNVLGLRLRCQSVERAMTQWKTVLQGTAAKGSRGELVFSWPGSPMRLAVEIDPVESEGPIAVELASGRRLSLPAGPHPVLGAVFREEEV, encoded by the coding sequence TTGAGTCTGGTCGACCGTGTCCTCTTCGATCACCTCGCCATCGCCCTGCCGCGGATGTCCGACGCCGCACCGTTTCTCTCCGGCGAGCTGGGCGGCGTGCCAGACGTGGGCCAGCCCTCAGGCGTCTTCACGTGGGGCACCTATCGCTTCGAGGGCGGCGGATCGATCGAGATCATGGAGCCCGCGGGGCCGTCGGGCTTTCTCCATCGTTTTCTCTCCGAGCGAGGCGCGGGCATCCATCACGTGACCTTCAAGGTGCCGAGCCTCGCGGAGGCCTGCGCCCGCGCGGAGTCCGCGGGCTACGGGATCGTCGACCGCGACGACTCCGATCCGGAGTGGAAGGAGGCTTTTCTCCACCCCAAGCAGGCCCTGGGCATCGTGGTCCAGTTCGCCGAGGAGGGGCCGCCGCACGCCGGCTCCCGCCCCATGGTTCCCCCGCGTGGTGTGCCCGGCGCGCCGCCACCTGTCAATGTCCTGGGGCTGAGGCTGCGCTGTCAGTCCGTCGAGCGGGCCATGACCCAGTGGAAGACCGTGCTTCAGGGCACCGCCGCCAAGGGTTCGCGCGGCGAGCTCGTCTTTTCCTGGCCCGGCTCGCCCATGCGCCTTGCCGTCGAGATAGACCCGGTTGAGAGTGAGGGCCCTATCGCGGTAGAGCTTGCGAGCGGGCGACGGCTCTCGCTACCTGCGGGACCGCATCCGGTGCTCGGCGCTGTCTTCAGGGAAGAGGAGGTCTGA
- a CDS encoding GntG family PLP-dependent aldolase yields MAIEVDLYSDTVTKPTAEMRRFMCEAEVGDEQKYEDPTVNLLQDMVAELLGKDAALFLPSGTMCNEIAMRVHCRPGEEMIAHRTAHPIHFETGGPAALAGINVQGLDGPRGQFDFAAVEAAIRPDNRHMPRSRLLWVEQTSNLGGGSVWPLEKIRAVIDVARRRGLSTHMDGARLMNAVVASGISAQQWAAPFDSAWIDFTKGLGAPVGAAIAGSREFIAEAWRCKQQMGGAMRQAGIIAAGGVYALRHHVKRLADDHANAKRLAEGLATLPGLSLDPTTIETNIVFFDLTGSIGAPAAVERLLSRGVRMGAIGPRTVRAVTHLDVSPQGIDRALEAAREVFTG; encoded by the coding sequence ATGGCGATCGAGGTCGATCTCTACAGCGACACGGTGACCAAGCCCACCGCCGAGATGCGCCGCTTCATGTGCGAGGCGGAGGTGGGCGACGAGCAGAAGTACGAGGATCCCACGGTCAATCTCCTGCAGGACATGGTCGCCGAGCTCCTGGGCAAGGACGCCGCCCTCTTTCTGCCCTCGGGCACCATGTGCAACGAGATCGCCATGCGCGTGCACTGCCGCCCCGGCGAGGAGATGATCGCCCATCGCACCGCGCATCCCATCCACTTCGAGACGGGCGGGCCGGCCGCGCTGGCCGGCATCAACGTGCAGGGGCTCGACGGCCCGCGGGGTCAGTTCGACTTCGCGGCCGTCGAGGCGGCCATACGTCCGGACAACCGTCACATGCCGCGCAGCCGTCTCCTCTGGGTGGAGCAGACCTCCAATCTGGGCGGTGGCTCCGTGTGGCCGCTCGAGAAGATCCGCGCGGTGATCGATGTCGCGCGACGCCGGGGGCTCAGCACTCACATGGACGGCGCACGTCTGATGAACGCGGTGGTGGCGAGCGGCATCTCGGCCCAGCAGTGGGCGGCGCCCTTCGACTCGGCCTGGATCGATTTCACCAAGGGCCTGGGGGCGCCGGTGGGCGCGGCCATCGCGGGCTCGCGAGAGTTCATCGCGGAGGCGTGGCGCTGCAAGCAGCAGATGGGCGGGGCCATGCGCCAGGCGGGCATCATTGCCGCGGGTGGAGTGTATGCACTCCGTCACCACGTCAAGCGGCTCGCGGACGACCATGCCAACGCGAAGCGTCTGGCCGAAGGACTCGCCACCCTGCCCGGCCTCTCGCTGGATCCAACGACCATCGAGACCAATATCGTCTTCTTCGACCTGACGGGCTCGATCGGCGCCCCCGCCGCCGTGGAACGGCTTCTTTCGCGAGGCGTGCGCATGGGGGCCATCGGCCCCCGCACGGTCCGCGCCGTCACCCATCTGGACGTGAGCCCGCAGGGCATCGACCGCGCGCTCGAGGCGGCCCGGGAGGTCTTCACCGGTTGA